One genomic segment of Erythrolamprus reginae isolate rEryReg1 chromosome 2, rEryReg1.hap1, whole genome shotgun sequence includes these proteins:
- the ANKRD33 gene encoding photoreceptor ankyrin repeat protein — MNNDNNGRDPDTSPTLSQSSQELDFEDEEDETQAKDSDSCSLFSEDSIFPDYEDAPSDSEDLQAVTLYWCCIQNNAKLLQDKLDRGVTREEAMELDINGKNGLLVACFRGFKDIVILLSKCPYIDVNHQDNDGNTALMVAAQAGYITIVNYLLNYYPGVDVEMQDDRGLTALMKAAVRGKNDCVAALLMAGADVAAVDPVKGKSAQEWAAMTGCFETIMRIRSLLQRPCAQQFSNKYLPEWPPLPELVAQATATKSRAKRLSDHICSMFTIRFPQDAESDGVMDHMVRMTTSLASPFVTMACQTLCPDNPPEIGKQRHSVPEILNQYVPDPDAKSVKSRSCSSSSSQFRTQTLIPYQSPSPIVKLLSLPMRFNSAIPKIKLTRSSAQSTPEENKPPKVKNKNALQVPKWRYKEVKEEKKKKSEEAAGQKKKKP, encoded by the exons ATGAATAATGACAACAATGGAAGAGACCCAGACACATCACCCACCCTAAGCCAATCCAGTCAAGAACTAGACTTTGAGGATGAAGAGGACGAAACGCAGGCGAAAGATTCCGATAGTTGCAGCctcttctccgaggactccaTCTTCCCAGATTATGAAGATGCTCCGTCGGACAGTGAGGACCTCCAAGCGGTCACCTTATACTGGTGCTGCATCCAGAATAATGCAAAGCTGCTGCAGGATAAACTTGACAGGGGGGTGACTCGGGAAGAAGCCATGGAGTTGGATATCAACGGAAAG AATGGCCTCTTGGTAGCCTGTTTCCGGGGTTTCAAAGATATTGTCATTCTTCTCAGTAAATGCCCCTACATAGATGTCAACCACCAGGATAACGATGGAAACACAGCACTTATGGTGGCAGCCCAAGCAG GATACATTACAATTGTGAACTATCTTCTGAATTACTATCCAGGAGTGGACGTTGAGATGCAGGACGACAGAGGCCTGACCGCACTCATGAAGGCTGCAGTGAGAGGGAAGAACGATTGCGTTGCAGCCTTGCTCATGGCAG GTGCTGACGTTGCCGCTGTGGACCCCGTGAAAGGGAAGAGTGCACAGGAGTGGGCAGCCATGACTGGATGCTTCGAAACTATCATGAGGATCAGAAGCCTTTTGCAACGCCCCTGTGCCCAGCAATTCTCTAACAAGTACTTGCCGGAGTGGCCCCCTCTGCCTGAACTGGTGGCCCAAGCGACGGCGACAAAATCCAGAGCCAAGCGCCTGTCCGATCACATTTGCTCCATGTTCACCATCCGTTTCCCACAGGACGCTGAGTCGGATGGGGTGATGGACCACATGGTGCGCATGACCACATCCTTGGCCAGCCCCTTCGTGACCATGGCTTGTCAAACGCTCTGTCCCGACAACCCACCGGAAATAGGCAAGCAGAGACACTCGGTGCCAGAAATTCTGAACCAATACGTACCTGATCCCGATGCCAAATCCGTAAAGAGCAGatcgtgcagcagcagcagcagccaattcAGGACCCAAACCCTGATACCGTATCAATCCCCTAGCCCCATTGTGAAGCTCCTGTCCCTTCCCATGCGGTTCAACAGCGCGATTCCAAAAATTAAGCTCACCAGGTCTTCGGCCCAGTCGACTCCCGAAGAGAACAAACCGCCCAAGGTTAAGAACAAGAATGCACTGCAGGTGCCTAAGTGGCGATACAAGGaggtgaaagaagagaagaagaagaagtctgAGGAAGCAGcagggcagaagaagaagaagccatgA